The nucleotide sequence TTAAACATGGAGCCACAATAGCGTCGTTCCTGTGAAGTGTGACAGTAAGGGGACGGAGCAGCTTGTAGAGTGGCGCCCCCTCCCTGCACGGGTTAATAATTGACGCGCTGTTTGGCtgatttttaaggaatttcttaCATTCCCCCAGACCTCCCGGTGTCCTCCGCCCCTCACTGCCGGGGGCCGCACTGAATGTTATGTTTCATTAGAAATTAACAGCCggtaataaatttggtgaaaccGTAACAGCGAAGGGCTTCTTAAAGGgccagtttttttaaactttttaaaggggttgtctagtttaGGAAACATAATTTCATTTACCTACTTCGGGTATTCTGAGTtaacgggtggggggggggggtcctctggTCAGAGTCGTCACCTCTTCACTACGAGAAAcatctctctctggaggacctgtccattGTAATACCTGATCTCccctgtggaggcgctgcagggaaagTGAGCAGTTACTGAGAGGCTGCTCCACGGATAGAGGGGGACACCTTAGGATCAGCTTGATGTCCACAGACCTTTCTAACAAGTAGGGATTGTCTGAAGTGGAGACTTTAAGGCAGAGTCCAGAGGAGAGGGGTTCAGGGATGCACGGGGGCGGAGCTGTGACAATCTACAGCTGTGTGTAATACAGAGGTGTCCATGACCTTCACCAGGTTCTTGAGAAAGCCGTGTCTTCAGTGTGTAAGTGTCTACAGGAAACTGCCGAGGTGGTGAAAACAGGAAGGCCCAGCCCTGCACCGACACAGCCCCACAGCACGCAGAGGATTTCAGTAAATTATCAAGGCAGTGAGGAAACATTCCCCTCACACACATGTAGGGGTATACTATCAGCCAGGAACATGTGTGTACTCCTAAGTACAGCTGCCACCCATGTGTCCTCACTGATCTGCCACTGCCCTTAAGGGGAGGGCCTGGAGGCAGAGATAGCAACCCACAGAGCAGTACTACCACAAACACCCCCCACTACTCCGGTCATGTTCTGCCTGACTTATACTCCCTGACACGCTGCATGTGGTTACctgagacagtatcacacagaataggattagatacacagctcagcagacagtatcacaccggataggattagatacacagctcagcagacagtatcacacaggataggattagatacacagcccagcagactgtatcacacaggataggattagatacacagctcagcaggcagtatcacacaggataggattagatacacagctcagcaggcagtatcacacaggataggattagatacagagctcagcagacagtatcacacaggataggattagatacacagctcagcaggcagtatcacacaggataggattagatacacagctcagcagacagtatcacacaggataggattagatacacagctcagcagacagtatcacacaggataggattagatacacagctcagcagacagtatcacacaggataggattagatacacagctcagcagagtgtatcacacaggataggattagatacacagctcagcagacagtatcacacaggataggattagataaacagctcagcagacagtatcacacaggataggattagatacacagctcagcagacagtatcacacaggataggattagatacacagctcagcagtcagtatcacacaggataggattagatacacagctcagcagacagtatcacacaggataggattagatacacagctcagcagacagtatcacacaggataggcttagatacacagctcagcagacagtatcacacaggataggattagatacacagctcagcagacagtatcacacaggataggattagatacacagctcagcagacagtatcacacaggataggattagatacacagctcagcagacagtatcacacaggagaggattagatacacagctcagcagacagtatcacacaggataggattagatacacagctcagcagacagtatcacacaggataggattagatacacagctcagcagagtgtatcacacaggataggattagatacacagctcagcagacagtatcacacaggataggattagataaacagctcagcagtcagtatcacacaggataggattagatacacagctcagcagtcagtatcacacatgataggattagatacacagctcagcatacagtatcacacaggataggattagatacacagctcagcagacagtatcacacaggataggcttagatacacagctcagcagacagtatcacacaggataggattagatacacagctcagcagacagtatcacacaggataggattagatacacagctcagcaggcagtatcacacaggataggattagatacacagctcagcaggcagtatcacacaggataggattagatacacagctcagcagacagtatcacacatgataggattagatacacagctcagcagacagtatcgcacaggataggattagatacacagctcagcagacagtatcacacaggataggattagatacacagctcagcagtcagtatcacacaggataggattagatacacagctcagcagacagtatcacacaggataggattagatacacagctcagcagacagtatcacacaggataggattagatacacagctcagcagacagtatcacacaggataggattagatacacagctcagcagtcagtatcacacaggacaggattagatacacagctcggcagacagtatcacacaggataggattagatacacagctcagcagacagtatcacacaggataggattagatacacagctcagcagatggtaTCACGTATGACAGCCTTAGATACACCTGTTTATGTCGGATACACAATGGCTTCACCATGTGCTTTGTCTGATGcagaagaagaggagaaggattGATCGCTCCATGATAGGAGAACCCATGAACTTTGTCCATCTGACACATATCGGCTCAGGAGACATGGCCTCTGGAGACGGACTTTCCATGGTAGGTCCGCTACTTACCTTATGTCCTGTGGGGGGCAGCACAGAACTGTATAGCTGCTGACTGTACACAGTCATACAATCTACGACCACCGCACTGTATCATCTGTGGACGTCTTCTTTTACAGGCCGCTCCGATGCAAGATCATATGAGATCGAAAGGAAACCGCGATAGACCATGGAGCAACTCCAGGATCTTGTAGCTATACACACTGTAAGACCGCGCTGCTGGCACACACTgccagggggcagtattatagtagttatattcctgtacataggaggcagtattatagtagttatattcttgtacataggagcagtattatagtagtttattcttgtatcataggagcagtattatagtagttatattcttgtacataggagcagtattatagtagttatattcttgtacataggagcagtattatagtagttatattcttgtacataggagcagtattatagtagttatattcttgtactaggagcagtattatagtattatattcttgtacataggagctagtattatagtagttatattcttgtacataggagcagtattatagtagttatattcttgtacataggagctagtattatagtagtttatattcttgtacataggagtattatGTATGGggtagtttattcttgtacataggagcagtattatagtagtttatattctgggtactaggagcagtactatagaagttatattcttgtacataggagcagtactatagtagttatattcttgtacataggagtagtattatagtagttatattcttgtacataggaggcagtattatagtagttataattcttgtacataggaggcagtattatagtagttatattcttgtacataggagcagtattatagtagttatattcttgtacatagagagcagtattatagtagtatattcttgtacataggagcagtattatagtagttatattcttgtacataggagcagtatagtagtatattcttgtacataggagcagtattatagtagttatattcttgtacataggagcagtattatagtagttatattcttgtacataggagcagtattatagtagttatattcttgtacataggagcagtagtatagtagttatattcttgtacataggagcagtattatagtagttatattcttgtacataggagcagtattatagtatattcttgtacataggagcagtattatagtagtatattcttgtacataggagcagtattatagttatattcttgtacataggagcagtattatagtagttatattcttgtacataggagcagtattatagtagttatattcttgtacataggagcagtattatagtagttctattcttgtacataggagcagtattatagtagtatattcttgtacataggagcagtaattatagtagttatattcttgtacataggagctagtattctagtagttatattcttgtacataggagcagtattatagtagttatattcttgtacataggagcagtattatagtagttatatttcttgtacataggagcagtattatagtagttatattcttgtacataggagcagtattatagtagttatattcttgtacataggagccagtacttatagtagttatattcttgtacataggagcagtatatagtagttatattctgtacataggagcagtattatagtagttatattcttgtacataggagcagtattatagtagttatattcttgtacataggagcagtattatagtagttatattcttgtacataggagcagtattatagtagttatattcttgtacataggagcagtattatagtagttatattcttgtacataggagcagtatctatagtattcttgtacctaggaagCAGtatctagtagttatattcttgtacataggagtagtattatagtagttatattcttgtacataggagcagtattatagtagttatattcttgtacataggagcagtattatagtagttatattcttgtacataggagcagtactatagtagttatattcttgtacataggagcagtattatagtagttatattcttgtacataggagcagtattatagtagttatattcttgtacataggagcagtattatagtagttatattcttgtacataggagcagtattatagtagttatattcttgtacataggagcagtattatagtagttattcttgtacataggagtagtattatagtagtatattcttgtacataggaggcagtattatagtagttatattcttgtacataggagcagtattatagtagttattattctgtacataggagcagtacttatagtagttatattcttgtacataggagcagtattatagtagttatattcttgtacataggagcagtattatagtagttatattcttgtacataggagcagtattatagtagttatattcttgtacatagggatagtattatagtagttatattcttgtacataggagcgtagttatatagttatattcttgtacataggagtagtattatagtagttatattcttgtacataggagcgtagtatagtagttaattcttgtacataggagcagtaatagtaGTTAATCTGGTACATAGGAGGCGTATTATGAGTAgtctcttgtacataggagcgtattatagtagttatattcttgtacataggagcagtattatagtagttatattcttgtacataggagcagtattatagtagttatattcttgtacataggagcagtactatagtagttatattcttgtacatagagcagtattatagtagttaattcttgtacaccaggaagcagtattataccGTAGTTATATgtctttgtacataggagcagtattatagagttatattcttgtacataggagcagtatatagtagttatattcttgtacataggagcagtatatagtagttatattcttgtacataggaggcagtattaatagtagttatattcttgtacataggaggcagtattatagtagttatatcttgtacataggaggcagtattatagtagttatatcttgtacataggagcagtatagtagttatttcttgtacataggagcagtattatagtagttatattcttgtacataggagcagtattatagtagttatattcttgtacataggagcagtattatagtagttatattcttgtacataggagcagtattatagtagttatattcttgtacataggaggcagtattatagtagttatattcttgtacataggagcagtattatagtagttatattcttgtacataggagcagtattatagtagttatattcttgtacataggagcagtattatagtagttatattcttgtacataggagcagtattatagtagttatattcttgtacataggagcagtattatagtagttatattcttgtacataggagcagtattatagtagttatattcttgtacataggagcagtattatagtagttatattcttgtacataggagcagtattatagtagttatattcttgtacataggagcagtattatagtagttatatcttgtacataggagcagtattatagtagttatattcttgtacataggagcagtattatagtagttatattcttgtacataggagcagtattatagtagttatattcttgtacataggagcagtattatagtagttatattcttgtacataggagagcagtattatagtttattcttgtacataggagcagtattatagtatattcttttgcatgggagcagcattatagtagttatattcttgtacataggagcagtattatagtagttatattcttgtacataggagcagtattatagtagttatattcttgtacataggatcagtattatagtagttatattcttgtacataggaggcagtattatagtagttatattcttgtacataggagcagtattatagtagttatattcttgtacataggagcagtattatagtagttatattcttgtacataggagcagtattatagtagttatattcttgtacataggagcagtattatagtagttatattcttgtacataggagcagtattatagtagttatattcttgtacataggagcagtattatagtagttatattcttgtacataggagcagtactatagtagttatattcttgtacataggagcagtattatagtagttatattcttgtacataggaggcagtattatagtagttatattcttgtacataggagcagtattatagtagttatattcttgtacataggagcagtattatagtagttatattcttgtacataggagcaagtattatagtagtatattcttgtacataggagcagtattatagtagttatattcttgtacataggagctagtattatagtagttatattcttgtacataggagcagtattatagtagttatattcttaatagGAGGTagtatcttgtacataggagcagtattatagtagttatattcttgtacataggagcagtattatagtagttatttcttgtacataggagcagtattatagtagttatattcttgtacataggcatcGGAtcagttatagtagttatattcttgtacataggagtcagtactatagtagtatattcttgtacataggagcagtattatagtagttatattcttgtacataggagcagtattatagatagttatattcttgtacataggagcagtattatagtagttatattctgtacataggagcagtattatagtagttatattccttgtacataggagcagtattatagtagttatattctgtacataggagcagtattatagtagttatattcttgtacctaggagcagtattatagtagttatattcttgtacatagggcagtattatagtagttatattcttgtacataggagcagtatctaTAGtagtatatcttgtacataggagcagtattatagtagttatattcttgtacataggagcagtactatagtagtatattcttgtaataggaggcagtattatagtagttatattcttgtacataggagcattattatagtagttatattcttgtacataggaggcagtattatagtagttatattcttgtacataggagcagtattatagtagttatattcttgtacataggagtagtattagtagttatattcttgtacataggagcagtattatagtagttatattcttgtacataggagcagtattatagtagttatattcttgtacataggagcagtattatagtagttatattctgtacataggagcagtattatagtagttatattcttgtacataggagcagtattatagtagttatattcttgtacataggagcagtattatagtagttatattcttgtacataggagcagtattatagtagttatattctgtacataggagcagtattatagtagttatattctgtacataggagcagtattatagtagttatattcttgtacataggagcagtattatagtagttatattcttgtacataggagcagtattatagtagttatattcttgtacataggagcagtattatagtagttatattcttgtacataggagcagtattatagtagttatattcttatccataggagcagtattatagtagttattcttgtacataggagcagtattatagtagttatattcttgtacataggagcagtattatagtagttatattattgtacataggagcagtattatagtagttatattcttgtacataggagcagtattatagtagttatattcttgtacataggagcagtattatagtagttatattcttgtacataggagcagtattatagtagttatattcttgtacatatggaggcagtattatagtagttatattcttgtacataggaagcagtattatagtagttatattcctgtacataggagcagtattatagtagttatattcctgtacataggagcagtattatagtagttatattcttgtacataggagcagtattatagtagttatattcttgtacataggagcagtattatagtagttatattccttgtacataggagcagtattatagtagttatattcttgtacataggagcagtattatagtagttatattcttgtacataggaggcagtattatagtagttatattcttgtacataggagcagtattatagtagttatattcttgtacataggagcagtattatagtagttatatcttgtacataggagcagtattatagtagttatattccttgtacataggagcagtattatagtagttatattcttgtacataggagcagtattatagtagttatattcctgtacataggagcagtattatagtagtatattcttgtacataggagcagtattatagtagttatattccttgtacataggagcagtattatagtagttatattctgtacataggagcagtattatagtagttatattcttgtacataggagcagtattatagtagttatattcttgtacataggagcagtattatagtagtttatattctgtacataggagcagtattatagtagttatattcttgtacataggagcagtattatagtagttatattcttgtacataggagcagtattatagtagttatattcttgtacataggagcagtattatagtagttatattcttgtacataggagcagtattatagtagttatattcttgtacataggagcagtattatagtagttatattcttgtacataggagcagtattatagtagttatattcttgtacataggagcagtattatagtagttatattctttacataggagcagtattatagtagttatattcttgtacataggagcagtattatagtagttatattcttgtacataggagcagtattatagtagttatattctgtacataggaggcagtattatagtagttatattcttgtacataggaggccagtattatagtagttatattcttgtacataggagcagtattatagtagttatattcttgtacataggagcatagtattatagtagttatattcttgtacataggagcagtattatagtagttatattcttgtacataggagcagtattatagtattatattcttgtacataggaggcagtattatagtagttatattcttgtacataggaggcatattatagtagttatattcttgtacataggagcagattatagtagttatattcttgtacataggagcagtattatagtagttatattcctgtacataggagacagtattatagtagttatattcttgtacataggagcagtattatagtagttatattcttgtacataggaggcagtattatagtagttatattcttgtacataggagcagtattatagtagttatattcttgtacataggagcagtattatagtagttatattcttgtacataggagcagtattatagtagttatattctgtacataggagcagtattatagtagttatattcttgtacata is from Bufo gargarizans isolate SCDJY-AF-19 unplaced genomic scaffold, ASM1485885v1 fragScaff_scaffold_728_pilon, whole genome shotgun sequence and encodes:
- the CDC42SE1 gene encoding CDC42 small effector protein 1; the protein is MSDFWHKLGCCVVEKPQPKKRRRIDRSMIGEPMNFVHLTHIGSGDMASGDGLSMAAPMQDHMRSKGNRDRPWSNSRIL